The following nucleotide sequence is from Cyclobacteriaceae bacterium.
AGGAGTCGTTGAGTATTCTCGATTCCGAATACCACTTGTTGTCCCATGTAAAGGATATGTCATCGCTCGTAGCGCCGCCATTTACAATTAATCCTTCACGCTGGACACCGAATGGATTAATGCCGAAGTAATATCCGTTCGTTTTGTCTTTGTAAGTGTCAAAGACAATTGAAAATCCATCACTGGTTTGACCGTCGTAGTCTCTCCTTAGAGAAGGGGTCACATACTTCCGGTCGCCGATATTGTGCAGTACCGCGAAAATGTAAATGAATTGTTCGTCATACGTCATCCTGACTTCTGTAGGTGCCTTGGCGTATGACGAGTCAAATGGAAATACTTGTTTGAATTTTCCAGCAATATCAGCCGTCGCCCAATCTTCCTCATTCATTAGCGCGTCTACAGTAATACGACCAGTTGCTTTTTTTATTTTCAGTCCGGTTCTTGACGAGAATTCGCTGATCTCTCTTTGCTCCGGTTGTTGAGCAAAAGAAACAAATGAAATAAGGCAGGCTAAAAGTACCGGTAGAGATTTCTTCAAATCGTAAGGTTAAGACATTTGCGTTGCTAATCTATTCCACTTTCGAAAATGTTCCATCAGGACGGAAGTACGCCTCCATCTTTTTACCATCAGTCTTAAATTCAGCTTCGTAGTATAGTTTCCCGTCCTGCTTTTCAATCTCCCATTCAACGTCCTTCGCTTGCGGATATTTGCTGTTGAATGCAGTCATCACAGCAGTAGGCACATCAGAGGACGCGATTTCGATCTCACTGGCGCAACTCGTTGCCACAACCAGCGCCACTACAATGATTTTTGTCAATTTCATGTTAGTGTTGATTTTCTGTTGACATTAGTTGAACCGAGTTGCCAGTTGAAACCTTTCAGCCGCATTGTCCCAATTGATGATTGGAAAAAGATTGTCCACAAATTCCGCCCTGCGATTCCTGTACTTGAGGTAATACGAATGCTCCCACACATCGACAACAAGAATCGGGATGACGCCCCATTGGGTAAGCTTCTCATGGTTTTCACATTGCAATACAGTCAGCTTTTGCGTGTAGGGCTGATATCCAAGAATGCCCCAGCCATTGCCGTCAACACCTTTGGCTGTCTTACCAAGCAAGGCCTTTAACATGTCGTACGATCCGAAATCTTTTTCAATTTGTTTGAGCAGGGCTCCAGCTGGATCACTCTTCTTGTTCGTCAGATTTGTCCAAAAGATGGTGTGGAGTATGTGTGATGATAAATGAAACGATAGCTTCTTTGTCCAGTAGTCAACGGTGTCAAGCACATTAGCGTCGATAGCCTTTTTGATATTGGTAAGGTCGGTATTGGCCGCCTTCACCGCGTCGCCATGATGAAACGTATAATGGAGGTGTAAGGTCTC
It contains:
- a CDS encoding superoxide dismutase, whose amino-acid sequence is MDRNEFLKTSAIVAGAAALLPTNSVFSQSLQQSGLDRLTDKDGNFALQPLPYNETFLEPSMDQETLHLHYTFHHGDAVKAANTDLTNIKKAIDANVLDTVDYWTKKLSFHLSSHILHTIFWTNLTNKKSDPAGALLKQIEKDFGSYDMLKALLGKTAKGVDGNGWGILGYQPYTQKLTVLQCENHEKLTQWGVIPILVVDVWEHSYYLKYRNRRAEFVDNLFPIINWDNAAERFQLATRFN